Below is a window of Mus caroli chromosome 2, CAROLI_EIJ_v1.1, whole genome shotgun sequence DNA.
aaaatagataCTGAGGATATAGGCAGATGTTTATTAGTATATAAGTAAAAGAGTAAAATCCTGTAAAAGAATGCTAACCTCAATCTTTTATACATTTAAAGatcacatacacagaaaagatAAATGGAAACTCTTTTCCTGTCACTGGCAGATGAAAACGTTAAGTCCAGTTACATAATGCTGCATGCGAGAttgaaatatgaaatgtaaataaaaatattaggaaaaaagcctCTAAGACATCAAGTCCACTTTTGAAATTCAAAGATAAGtaatattttgaaagttttagTCCTTTTTAAAGTTTAGAGCTCACTTGAAGGAATAATGAGGCTATGGATATAGACAGAGACAAGGGGTTGAAGAAATAGCATCATAGCGGAACAGCAAGATCAAGTCCACATGGATTATGCTTCTGATATGGcaagtgaataaaatatacagTTATATGAATTTAATTGATATAACTAGGATATATATCTAACATGGTTAACTCATTTGGAAGACTTTAGGTATAaaactatttcaatttttattcatCAAAACTCACTACTTCTAGTTCCAGAGTCATCACACAGAATAAAATCCTTCACGATTCATAAAGAACCCTTAGAAGTTGTAAAGACTGAAACACAATCCCAATTTGGCTTGAGAAGAAAATGCAATCCAAACATGTGAACCTACAAAGagcaaacaaatttaaaatcacaGACACAAATCTTACTGTACCTATAGAATTTGTTCTCTTGGGATTTTCTGATATTCCCCAATTGCACTGGTTTCTCTTTGGAATCTTCCTCTTCATCTACATGACTATCCTTCTGGGAAATGGCCTCATCATTCTAATCACAAGGGTTGAACCCACTCTGCAAACCCCCATGTACTTTTTCATCAGCAACTTTTCTTTCCTAGAAATTTGTTATGTTTCTGTCACTCTTCCTAGAATGCTTATGGATCTCTTCACACTGAAAGGAAATATTTCCTTTCTTGCCTGTGCTACACAAATGTGTCTATTCCTGATACTGGGGGCTACTGAATGCTTCCTCCTGGCTGTGAtgtcctatgaccgctatgtggccatctgcaaccCTCTGCTCTATCCTGTAGTCATGAGTTCCAAGGTGTGTACCCAATTAGTAATTGGTTCCTGGGTCATTGGTGTTCCCATTCAGGTGGGGCAGACATATCAGA
It encodes the following:
- the LOC110289957 gene encoding olfactory receptor 10AG1-like; this translates as MQSKHVNLQRANKFKITDTNLTVPIEFVLLGFSDIPQLHWFLFGIFLFIYMTILLGNGLIILITRVEPTLQTPMYFFISNFSFLEICYVSVTLPRMLMDLFTLKGNISFLACATQMCLFLILGATECFLLAVMSYDRYVAICNPLLYPVVMSSKVCTQLVIGSWVIGVPIQVGQTYQILSLPFCESNQINHFFCDIPPLLKLACGNIFVNELVVFIFAVLIVTIPFMLILASYSRIISTILKLPSNTGRTKAFSTCSSHLIVVFLFYGSASITYLKPKSNKYEGTDKLLSLFYTILTPMVNPLIYSLRNKDVTGALKKLFTRLLAF